Genomic segment of Bifidobacterium lemurum:
TGCCCACCATGCCCGTCCAGATCAGGTCGGTTTCGATGGCGTCGGACTGTTCCGCGATGTCGGAGATCTGCCCGGCGGCGTTGGACTTGATGCCGGGGACTTCGCTCAGGTTCGCGACGCCCAGCGGGCGGTACGCCTGGCCCAGCGTGCGGTAGGCCTCGCTGGAGAGGCGTTCGACGGTGGCGAGGATGTCCTGACGGTCGCCATCGGTGAGCGGGCGGACCGCGTCACCCACGGCGATACGCGAGCAGTAGCCGAGCAGCACGTCGGGAGCGCCCTTGGAGAATACGGTAAGGCTGCCGCCCTCCGCATTGTCTTTGGCGATGATCGACATGCGCTTGCGCTCCGAGGTGAACGGCACTTCGGCCACGCGCTGGAATTGCGCATAGGCCTTGTCGGCGTGGGTTTTGCGGGCGGCGACGATCAGCGAGACCTCGGTCGGATCGCCGACGATCTCCCACTTGCCGTTCTCCTGGCGCAGGTCGCCGTCGTTCGCGAGCGCGCCGACCCCCAGGGTGGCGAGCGCTTCGGACTTCAACGCAGGCTGGTCGGCCAGCGACGAGCCGTCCGCGCCGACCATCTTGCCTTCCGGCGTGTAGCCGGTGCCGGTGATCTCCACTTCGCCGCTGGGGGTGACCACGCGTTCGATGGTCATCTCGTTGCGGGTGAGGGTGCCGGTTTTGTCGGAGCAGATCACGGAGGCGGAGCCGAGGGTTTCGACCGAATGCAGCTTCTTGACGATGGCGTTGTGCATGGCCATGCGCTGCACGCCAAGCGCGAGCACCACGGTCAGGATGGCGGCGAGGCCTTCGGGCACGGCGGCCACGGCCAGTGACACGGCGAGCAGCAGCGAGTCGATCACGTCGTGGATGTCGTTGAAGCCTTCCAGAAGGGCGAGCGCCGCGAGCACGATCACCGCGATCACGCATACGGCGATGCCCAGGATCTTGGAGACGTAGTCCATCTCCTTCTGCAGCGGGGTTTTCTCGTCTTCGGTGGCGGAGAGCATGTCGGCGATTTTGCCGACCTGCGTGTTCATGCCGGTGCCGGTGACGATGGCACGGCCGGTGCCTTGGGTCACGGAGGTGCCGTTGAAGATCATGTTGGAGCGGTCGCCGAGCGCCTTGGCTTCGGCGAGGGTGTCGGGCTTCTTGCCCACGGGCACGCTCTCACCGGTCAGGCTCGCCTCCGCGATGCGCAGGGACGCCGCGGCGAAGAGTCGGCCGTCGGCGGAGACGGAGTCGCCTTCGCCGAGCACGATCACGTCGCCCGGCACCACTTCGGAGGTGTTGATGCGCACGACTTTGCCGTCGCGCAGCACCGAAGTCTGGGGCGCGGTCATCTGGGCGAGCGCTTCGACGGCCTGTTCGGCGCGGGCCTCCTGGATATAGCCGAGCACCGCGTTGACGATGAGGATCAGCACGATGACGATGGCGTCGAAGGGCAGCGCTTCGCCGCCTTCCGCTCCGGGCACCGCGTTGGCGCGTTCGATGAACCATGCGATCACGGAGATCACGGTGGCGGCGAGCAGCAGGTAGACCAGCGGGTCTTGGAACTGCTGGAGGAACTTCTTCCACTTGGGCACGGGAGGCGCGCCCGCGAGCTCGTTGGGGCCGAATTGTTCGAGTCGTCGTTTCGCTTCGTCCGAGCTCAGGCCGGTGTTCGGGTCGACGCCGAGCGCCTCGGCCACGGCAGCCGCGTCGGTCAGGCTCGGGTCGACGTCAAGGGGCAGGGCCTCGTTCTGGTTGGATTGCGCGACGTCGGATGCGGATGTGACGCCACTGCGAGAAGCGGATTGATCGATGTGATGATCAACCATAATTGTCTCCTTAGGAGCGCCGCGAAGTAGTCAGCCCTCGCGAAGACATGGCCGCAGGTCCGGCGGAAGTCGTTTCCGTCGTCGCTACGGCCATTCCTCGCGGCAAGACTGCGCGGTTGCGGGCACCGGGGCAAGTCGCGCCCGATGCATATGTGTGCCATTATTCCACAGACCCCTTCCCGCAGGGCGTAATGATTGCGACGCGCATTCCTAGTCAGGCTGATTATGAACGCCACGTGAACAATTTCGTAGCCCCACCCTTTTTACGGGGGAATGACTGAGTGTCGTGCCATAAAAGAAGTAGAGTTGACAGGGTCAACATAATCGTCACGGCAAGATAGGCATCCACCCCATTATCGTGGATGGTCCCACCAGGCCGGCTGTCGAGGGCAGGGGCACCGACGGCCTGCCGCATATCGACGTCGACCGCCGATGAGACACACGACACCGTGGCGGTTCATGAGAAGAAGAGAGACGGGGAAAACGCTTATGCGGACCATACGAATCCGCCAGGCCGTGGCAATCGCCGCCGCTTTGGCTTTGACCGCCACGATGCTGGGCACGACCCCGGCCTCCTCCTACGCCCTCGACACGGAGGGCAGCGGCAACACCGACAGCAGCATCATCGACAATGGCGCACCCGATGCAGCCGACAGCACGGCCGATGAAAGCGCCATCCCCGGCATCGGCGACACCTTCACTTCGTATGGTTTTGTGTACACCATCACGGATAATGAAAACTTCACGGTGGCGCTTTCTGGAGTCGATGGCGACGCCACCCTGCATCTGCTGCGACCCAGGGTGGATAATGACCAATCCATATATGATGTCACCTCAGTGGAGGAGCAGGCTCTGGCTTCACTGACCGGCAGGGTGATCATCTACGCGCGCGCGGCGAATATCGCCGCCGACGCGCTCGCCTCGGTTGGAAACGACGTCACGTTCTCCCTGCTGGTCAATGTCGATACGACACTGCAAAGCCCGTCTAGTTTCATGGCCAACGGCCATACCGTCACGCTGCCGCAGAATCGGACGTTCAACGAATTCCTGACCGACGGCGGCGCCTCTCTTTCGTTCACCAACGACACCGGCTCACCGGTGGAGCTGTACATCATCGCCGAAGATTTCCAGCCGACCTATGACCCCATCATCGTGGAACCTGGCGAGACCTTCGACAGTGCGACAGCATATCCAAGCCTTTACACCGGTTTCGACCTGCTCTATCGCGAGGTCGAATCACAGGATGGCTGGCAGCGACTGACCGTCACCGACATATACGACCGCTTTCATGAGATCCTTGTCGATTTGCCTTCGGGAATCGCCCATGACGCGACGCTTGAATTCGAATTGCAAAGCACGCCCGGTATCCAGGCCGGATACTTCACCAGCGACTGGGACACCACGCGCACGGTCACATTGAGCAGAGGGCAGGCGCAGGAGCCGCTGACGCTGTCGTCGCCGTACTATGGGGCGGAGTACACGCAAAACTACACCGTTTACATCTCCGTTGAAGACGCGCCCGAGGACGCAAGCAAGGCCGTATACATCGACGGCGTCTACCATGACCAGAACTTCACCAGCGACGACGGCAGCATCGTCTTGGAATACGACGATGCCGGCAAACCGACGATCACACTGAACAATGCGACCATCAACGCAACAGGCGGCCGCCCCGCATACGGCGGAATAAACGCCGCGGGAATCCTCAGCTACACCGATCTGACCCTGCGGCTCAAAGGCACATCCACCATCAACACCGACGGCAGCAACCGGGCCGCAAGCAACATTCTGACGCCGGACACGCTCACCATCATCGGCGAGGACGACGAAGCCACGTTAATCGTGAACAACGCCAACAATTACGCAAGCGACGTCAGCCTCATCGAGGCCGGCCAGATCGACGTGCAACACGCGAAACTCGACATCACGCTCCAATCAGGGTACTGGATATACAGCATGCTTTACGGCCAACGGGGCCTTAGCGTCAACGACAGCGAGATCAACCTCACGGCGTCCGACGGCGCAACGACAACCTTCGGACTGACCGCCACCGCCGACGATGCCGACATACCGCTGTCGAACACACGCATCAACGCAAACGGTGACTTCACCGCCGCCGTGATATACGCCAACTACGTCTCCATCAACGGCCAATCGCAACTCGACCTGTCAAACACCGGCGGCATGACGCTCGGCGCCTGGGAAACTCTCAGCATCGACCTTACGGGCTCCGGTTTCGTGCGCGCCCGAAACCTGAACTCCGGCGCCTACGCGGTACGGGCGGACACCATCGAACTCAACGGCAGCACCTTCATCAGCAATCCGGTGGACGCCCGCATCGTCACCTCCGATAAGCAATTCCTGCGCACAACCATCGTCGATGAGAGCGGCAACGTCATCCGCGACGTGACTTTCAGGGCGGAACCCGCACCGAACGCCGTGTACGTCAACGGCGTCTACCATGAACAGGACTTCACCAGCGACGACGGAACCATCAGCCTGACATACACCGATGGCAAGCCGACGCTCACTTTGGACGGCGCGCACATCACGGAACTCGGCGACCCCGACGCCGAATTTGCCAGCGCCGGCATCTTCGCCGAAACGGACCTGACCATCCAGCTCAAAGGCGAATCCGTCATCGAACTCGAAAGCGGGGTCTTCCAGGCAAAAGCCATACAGGTGCTCGGCGCGCTAACCGTCATCGGCGATAGCGCCGAGCGATCGCCCGCGAGACTTTCGGTGACGCTCACCCACATTCCGCTCGACTATTACGACATGGGAACCGTGGTGTTCGCAGACGAGTTCAACATGCAAAACACCGCACTTGACCTCACCTATCGGGCGACCGGCGCCCACCTACGCGCGTACTGCATCGCTTCCATGCGCGATGCCACCATCGCCAACAGCACGATCACACTGACGGTGCCGGACGGCTCCAGACCATACACCGGAATATTCAGTTACGGTGATATTTCACTGACCGATGTCGACCTGACATCCACCGGAGCATTGAACTACGCGCTCGACGCCAGCAACGTCGACATCAGCGGCCAGTCGCATCTCGATATCGCCCATATCGCAAACCGGCGAGGAGCGGCGATCGAAGCAAGGGAAGGCACGGTACGATTCGATCTGCAAGGTTCCGGATCGGTGCGGATCGGCGATGGACAGACAAACACCGCCGAAGGGGTTTACGCGGTGTATGCCGAACACATCGTGCTGGCCGACGGCACCGAGATTTCCGAGCCCACGCAAGGCCAAGTAATTCAATTCGAGCTCGATAACGACTACTACCTCGGCACCTACGAGACCATAGGCGACGCGGACGGCAACATCGCCTCCAGCGCGACCATCAAGGCGAAGGCCACGCCCGAACCGGAGCAACCGGAGCAACCGGACGATACCGAACAACCGGAACAGCCCGGCGGATCTGATTCCAACCAGGGCAACGACAACCAGGCGTCCGGCGACAAGCTGTCCAACTCCGGCAGCGAAACGATTCCGCTCACTATAGGAGCCCTCACGCTCGCACTGCTCGGACTGTGCGCGGCACTGGCGACGGGTGTCGCACGCCGCAGCCGCGGGACCCGCAACGGGAGGTCCCGCCGGTAACAACAGATAGCAATCCATAACTCGACCGGTCCGCTGCCCGCATGATGACGGGTGGAGGACCGACTCACCCGACCAAACCACTCGAACACAACCCATCTGACCGACACACCAGACCAAACCATCTGGCCACAACCATCCGACCACAATCGGAAGTACGGAAAGGACGCATCATGCGAGCCAAACCAATCTCCCTCGCGGCGGCAATACTCGCCACCATGGCGATGACCGTATCAACGGCCGCCATCGCCCCAACCTCGTACGCCCTCGACGCGGAAGCCACGGACGACACCGGCACCAGCCTCGTCAACGACGACAACAGCACCGCCAATGACGACAGGACCGCCATCAACAATAGCGACGGCACTACCATCGACGACAGCGCTTCCACCGATAACACCGGCGACGCGGGCGACGACGCCAACACCTCCGGCGACAATACCGACATTCCCGAAGGAACCGACGACATCATTCCCGATATCGACGTCCTTGACACCCCTGACACCACTGACGACTCCGACGGCACGGCCAGCAACGACGCCGACGGCGGTGCGGCGAACCAAGACGACACAGACGACGGAAATACCGAAGAAGTCGCCGACAACGCGGTGTACGTCGACGGCGTCTACCATGACGAAGCATTCGATGACGGCAGCGTCAAGCTGGAATACGGCGAGGACGGCAAGCCCACGCTCACGCTGACCGACACCACGCTCACCCAGCCGAGCGAGTTCACAGCCGACGAGTACGGCACCGGCGCCGCGGTCATCCACAGCGCCGGCGACCTGACGATACGGCTCAAGGGCACAAACACCATCACCGTCGACGGCACCGCAATGACGAACGCCATCTACGTCGGCGGCAACCTGACCATCATCGGCGACTCGAGCGACGGAACATCGGCTCTCAACATCAACGCCAACAACACCAGCGCCAACATCTACAGCTTCTTGCTCATCCTGGCCATAGGCGATCTCAGCACCCAGCAGGCGACGCTTGACATGACCTATGACGGCGACGATTACGCCCCAACCTATGCGTTGGCTTCCTTCGGCGACATCACCATGGCAAACTCGACGCTTGCCGGCAAGGGGCTTCGCTTCGGTTTAGTCGCTGAGGGTGGCGCCACCGTAACCGATAGCACGCTCACCTCCACCGACGGCGAAATGTCGTCCATGCTCCTCGCGACGAAAGACGCCACCATCGCAGGCAATTCAACGGTGGATGTGACCTACGCGCAAGGCCGGTGGTCGGCGATACACTCACGCAAAACGCTCACGATCGACCTGCAGGGATCAGGATCCATTCACCTCCAAGAGGCTGGTTCCGACACGGGATGGTACGCGCTGTTAGCGGGTGAGCGCCTCGTACTGGGCGCGCACACCGCGGTCAACGACCCTGCAGGGGCTTCCATCGGCAGAGTCGAGGATTACAGAGCCAACCCCATGACGCTGCTGGACGCCGATGGCAACGCCGTCTCCAACGTGACCCTCAAGGCGAGCGAGGAGGAAACCGAGCCGCTCGTCGGCACCACGTTTATGTATGAGGGATTCGAATACACCATCACCAATAACGACGAGGACAACGGCACAGCGACGCTGACCGGCGTCGATCCCGATGCCAGCAAACACAGGCTGTACGACTATCCCGATCTCACATGGGGCACAGACAGGAGGTTTTTCGCCGTCACCGACGTGCAACAGGGTGCGCTGACCGAGATGACCGGAACACTGACCCTCGCCACCCTCGGATCAACGGAACTCTGCAACCTCGCATTTAGCAACAGCTCCATCGGTGAGGAGGTGACCATCGAACTGCTGGTCTACTACGACGTGACGATCACCGAGTCCGGCTTCGCAACCGACTACGCAACCGTCAACCTGCCTAGCGGACACCGTTTCGACAGAATCAACGCCTATTATATTGGTTGGGGCACGATCACCAACGAAAGCGGCGCAACCGTGTCCGTGACCATCTTCGATTACGAAAGCGACCAACCGCTCGACGACCTGAGGAATCCCATCCAAGTGGCCGACAATGAGAGCCTCGACATCCGCGTGCTGGCACCGAATCTGGCATCCATCGAATTCAACCTGATGTACCAGGTGGTCGGCTCGGAAGAGGGATGGCAGCCGTTGCCGATCACACGGGACAATTTCTCCGACTACTATTCGGGGATCTTGTTCGTCACGCTGCCCGACTCAGTACCAGCCGACGCGACGGTCAATCTGTCGTTCCAAGACTATCTCGACAAAAAACAGGGCTATATCTCCAGCAGTTGGGATGAATCCCGCGCGATAACGCTTACACGCGGCCGAGCCATGGATACCGTCACCTTCGCCTCGAACTTCGCCGACCTTGACCTCGCGTTGGATTACGCAATCCGCATCACCACCGAAGGCTCCGGCGATGCCGACAACAGCGTATACATCAACGGCGTCTACCATGACGAAGCGTTCACCAGCGACGACGGCAGCGTCTCGCTGACGTACGTCGACGACAAGCCCGTGCTCACGCTGGACAAGGCCACGCTCACCGTGTTGGGCGCGCCCGTGCTCGACAAGAGCAATGCAGCGATCATCCGCAGCGCCACCGACCTGACAATCCGGCTTAAAGGCGACTCCACCATCAGCAGCACCAGCATCGCCACGACAAGCAGCGCGATCAGCGTCAACGGCGATCTGACCATCATCGCAGACTCAACGGATACGGCACCGACGCTCACCATCCGCGAGACCGTCAGCACTGCCGTCATACCCCATCTCATCGAGGCCAACGACATCACCATCCAACAGGTGACGCTCGACATGACATACGACGGCAACGGCGAAGCCCGCGCACTGTACGCCGGCGGCAGCATCACCGTGACCGACAGCACCATCACCATGGGCAGCTCGACGCTTGCCGGCGAAGGCATCTATTCGGGCCTATTCGCCCTTGCCGACATCACCGTGACCGACAGCGCGCTCAACGCCACCGACGGCAAAATGGATTCACTGATCCGTTCCGAATGGGGGAATGTCACCGTTTCCGGCAATTCGCAGGTGGAGATGTCGCACGGAGGGGAATATCACTTTTCGATGGCGATATTCGCCCGCCACACGCTCACCTTCGATTTGCAGGAATCGGGATTCGTGCATATCAAGGCGACCCATCCCGACGTGAACCCGTACGCGATATCGGCATACAAAGGCGACATCGTGTTGGGTGAGAACACCGAGATCAGCGACCCCGAAGGAGCCATTGTCAAAAGAATCACGGCTGGCGGAGCCACCCACATGGCGTTGCTGGACGCGAACGACAACATCGTCTCCAACGTGACCATCAAGGCGAAAGCCGCAACGGAGCCGGAACAACCGGGCGGCACCGAACAGCCGGAGCAGCCGGGCGGCACCGAACAGCCGGAACAGCCGGGCGGCACCGAACAGCCGGAACAGCCGGGCGGATCCGATGCCGGGCATGGCAACGACAATCAGGCGTCCGGCGACAAGCTGGCCAACTCCGGCAGTGAGACGGTTCCGTTCGTGACGACCGCCCTCACGCTCGCACTGCTCGGACTGTGCGCGGCACTGGCGGCGGGCACCGCACGTCGCAGCCGCGGAACCCACAACGGGAGGTCCCGCCAGTAACAGCGGGATAAACCCAAACACCAGTGTGCCGGCATACCCCGCCGGCACACGCATATTCAGGCAACGAAGCCAGCCAACCTGCGGAACGCAGATCCAGACGCGGCTCAGCCGGCCGCGCTATAGTGCCGCTCCCCCGCGTTCGACTCGCGCGAAACACGAATAGGTGAAAGAAAACCTTATGGAGCTCCCCCTTTTTCGGGGGAATCAGCTGAGTGTCGCATCATAAGAACACTAAAGTGGACAGGGTACACACAGTCGCTACAGTAAGGTGGTTCCACCCGTTATCGCAACGACGGGCCAATACTCGACGATCAGAAGCAGGGGCGCCGACGCCCTGACAGACATCGACGCCGACAACCGATACCACGCCATGCGACCTTTGCAGAAACCGAAATGAAGGGACCCCCAGATGCGAACCTCGCGAATCCATGCGATAACGGCGGTTTTCGCCGTATTGGCGATGATCATCTCGATGATCGCCATCGTGCCGACCGCCTACGCCCTCGACACGGAAGTCACAGGAGATACCGACACCAGCGTTGTTGACGACGGCACCAGCGTCACTGGCACCGATACCGACACCGACGACAGCGGGGCCATTGACGACGGCACAGCCGCCGATGACGCCGACAACACCGGCGGCGCGGGCGATGACGCCGGCACAACCGGCACCGGCGACGACATATACGGAATCACTGGCGATGGCACCGCGGGAGAGAACGATTTGCCCACCGATGACTCCGATACCACCGTGACGGATGCCGACAAGAGCACGGCGAACCAAGACGCCACCGCCGGTGAGAGCAGCGAAATCGACGAAATCGACGTCTCCGACGAACGGAACGGCGTCTCCGTCAACGGCGTCTACCATGACGAGGCGTTCACCAGCGAAGACGGCACCATCACGCTGGGATACGACGATGACGGCAATCCGACGCTCACCTTGGACAACGCCCACATCACCACGGCTGGCGGACTGGACGGCCATGTCGCAGTCGCCGGCATCAAAAGCGAAACCGATCTGACCATCCTGCTCCAAGGCGAAAACACCATCGAAATCAAGGACGACACCCATCGCGCGGATGCCATCGATGTGGACGGTAAACTCACCATCATCGGCGACGACTGGTATCCGTATGCGAAACTGCACGCAACGCTGACGTACACGCCGGCTTCCAGCGATTACAGAAGCACTGTGATCAGCGCGGACTCGTTTTCCATGCGCGACGCGCAGCTCGACCTCACCTATGTGTCGGATGATGCGAACGGCACTGTCTACGGAATTAAAACCGGCGGGAACATCGATCTGAACGACGGCACGGTCACACTGACCGCCCCGGAAACCTCCAGCAACTATTACGGACTGAACGCAGGCGGAAACATCACACTCACCGACACCGATCTAACTTCCAGCGGTGAGTGGCTCTCGGTGCTCGCCGGCGAGAACATCCTCATCAACGACTTTTCGCAACTGAATCTCAGTTGCGCCGACGAACGCTGGCCCGCGGCGATCTACGCGCGCCAGACGCTGCGTTTCGATTTGCGGCGCACCGGCTCGGTGCAGATCCAGCCCAGCGCCACCGACCCCACCGAAGCGTTCACAAATTACGCGATGCTGGCGGAGCGTATCGAACTGATGCCGGGCGTCGCGGTCACCGATCCCACGGAAGTCACCATCGGCGAAGTCTACAACCCTTACACTTTCTCGAACGCCATGGGATTGATCGATACCGACGGCAACGCCGTTTCCGGCGTGACCATCGAGGCGAGCGCGGAGGGCGAACCGCCCGTCGGCACCACGTTCATGTATGACGGATTCGAATACACCATCACCGGTAACGGTGAGAACAACGGCACGCTGATGCTGACCGGCGTCGATTCCACCACCGACCAACACAGACTGTGTAGAGCGATCCGTCTCGCGTGGGGCAATACGTGGGAAAGGCTCACCGTCACCGACGTGCGGAAGGATACGTTGGCCGAGATGACCGGAACGCTGGTCATCGACAGCGACGAAACGGATATCGCCAACATGGCGCTGAACAGCGGCGCCATCGGCAACGGTGTGACCTTCGAGCTGTGGGCTCTGGACGATCTGACGCTCACCGAGTCCGGCTTCACCACCGACTCGGCAACCGTCGACCTGCCTGGCGGACGCCGTTTCGACAGAGTCAAAGCCTATTACGATTGGGCCACGATCACCAACGAAAGCGGCGCGACCGTGCCTGTGACCATCGTCGATTACGAAAACGACCAGACGATCAACGATCCGAAGAACCCCATCCAAGTGGCCGACAAGGAGAGCCTCGACACCCGTGTGCTGTCACCGAATCTGGCATCCATCGAATTCAACCTGATGTACCGGGTGGTCGGCTCGGACGAGGGATGGCAGCCGTTGCCGGTCACGCGGAATAATTTCTCCGGCTACGATCCGAGGATTTTGTCCGTCACGCTGCCTGATTCGGTGCCTGCCGACGCGACGATCCAGCTGTCGTTCCGCGATTATCTCGGCAAGACGCAGGGGTACATCACCAGCAGTTGGGATGATTCCCGTGAGATAACGCTTGCACGCGGCCAAGCCGAGGACACCGCCACCTTCACCTCGTCGTTCGCCGTTCCCGACCGTACGCAGGATTACAAGATCCGCGTCACCACCAGCGGAGAGACGGGCGACGCCGACAATGCCGTGTACATCAACGGCGTCTACCACGACGAGGATTTCGTGGACGCGGCCAACGGCATCGCGCTGGTATACGACGAAGACGACAAGCCCACGCTCACGCTGACCAACGCCAATCTCACCGCGTTGGGCGCGCCCTTGTTCAACCAGGACGACGCGGCGGCCATCCGTAGCGCCACCGACCTGACGATCCGGCTCAATGGCAAATCCACAGCCAGCATCACCAACGGCACCAAGACAAGCAGCATCATCAGCGTTGCCGGCGACCTGACCATCATCGGGAACTCGGCTGATGGGACATCGGCCCTCACCATCAAAGCCGCCGATGCAGCCAGCCTCGGCGGCACGTCCGGCTTCATGACCCATCTCATCGAAGCCAGCAACATCACCGTGCAGCAGGCGACGCTCGATATGACCTATGACGGCAACGGCGCGGCCTACGCGTTGTGCACCGACGGCGACATCACCGTAACCGACAGCACCATCACCATGGGCAGCGCGACGCTTGCCAGCAGAGGCATCTATTCGGGCCTGTACAGCGGTCATGGCGACATCACCGTGACCGACAGCGCGCTCAACGCCACCGACGGCAAAATGGACTCGCTGATCTATGCCGTATTTGGAAACGCCACCGTTTCCGGCAATTCGCAGGTGGACATGTCGTTCGGGGCGGAACATCACTTCTCGCCGGCGATATTCGCCTACTACACGCTCACCTTCGATCTGCAGGAATCGGGATTCGTGCAGATCAAGGCGACCCATCCCGACGTGAACCCGCACGCGCTGATGAGCATCGACATCGTGCTGGGTGAGAACACCGAAATCAGCGACCCGGAAGGGGCTGCTGTCGGTAGCATCACAGACGGCAGAGTCACCTACGCCACACTATTGGACAAGGAGGGCAACGTCGTCTCCGATGCGACCCTTAAGGCGAAAGCCGCGCCGGCACCGGAGCAGCCCGGACAGACGGATTCCGACAAGACGGACGGGAACGGTCAGGCCGCCGGCGAGAAACTGTCGGCCACCGGCAGCGGCGTGATCCCACTCGTCATGGGCGCGCTCACGCTCGCGATGATCGCGCTGTGCGCGGGCGTCGTCCGGCGCGCACGCGGCGCATACGGCACGCGCGGCATGCGGCACGGCCGCCGATAGGAACTCCCCCAACCAGACATCCGACGACCAGACAGGCAGGTAAACAAACAGCCAACCAACCGCCAATCAACAACCTATAGAGCCCATCAAGCACCAACCATCAACCATCAACCACAGCATCGCAACTTGAGAAAGGGTATATGATGCATAGCAAACGAAGCTCCCTAGCGGCGATCATCGCCGCATTCGCGATGGTCGCGGCGGCGGTCGTCGCGGCGCCCGCCGCGCACGCCCTCGACGCGCAGAACACGGACAATCCCACGTTCA
This window contains:
- a CDS encoding cation-translocating P-type ATPase produces the protein MVDHHIDQSASRSGVTSASDVAQSNQNEALPLDVDPSLTDAAAVAEALGVDPNTGLSSDEAKRRLEQFGPNELAGAPPVPKWKKFLQQFQDPLVYLLLAATVISVIAWFIERANAVPGAEGGEALPFDAIVIVLILIVNAVLGYIQEARAEQAVEALAQMTAPQTSVLRDGKVVRINTSEVVPGDVIVLGEGDSVSADGRLFAAASLRIAEASLTGESVPVGKKPDTLAEAKALGDRSNMIFNGTSVTQGTGRAIVTGTGMNTQVGKIADMLSATEDEKTPLQKEMDYVSKILGIAVCVIAVIVLAALALLEGFNDIHDVIDSLLLAVSLAVAAVPEGLAAILTVVLALGVQRMAMHNAIVKKLHSVETLGSASVICSDKTGTLTRNEMTIERVVTPSGEVEITGTGYTPEGKMVGADGSSLADQPALKSEALATLGVGALANDGDLRQENGKWEIVGDPTEVSLIVAARKTHADKAYAQFQRVAEVPFTSERKRMSIIAKDNAEGGSLTVFSKGAPDVLLGYCSRIAVGDAVRPLTDGDRQDILATVERLSSEAYRTLGQAYRPLGVANLSEVPGIKSNAAGQISDIAEQSDAIETDLIWTGMVGIIDPPRTEVRDSVAEAHRAGIRAVMITGDHPLTAARIASDLGIIEKDGKALTGDQLDQLTDEAALDKATSEVSVYARVAPEHKLKIVESLQRQNNIVAMTGDGVNDAPAVKTADIGVAMGITGTEVTKQSAKMILADDNFSTIVAAVREGRVIFDNIRKFLRYLLSSNVGEVFTVFFGVVFAGFLGITQPETQGVTVPLLATQLLWINLLTDAAPALAMGVDPQTEDVMNRKPRKLTDRVIDASMWGDIIYIGLIMAVVTLIGMDMHLAGGLFTDRSVDALGHDAQMVEARTMGFTILVFAQLFNAVASRSHLQSAFVGLFSNKWLWGAIGLSIVLQLVVIYVPFLNSAFGTTPLSALAWVECIGLAAIVLIASELRKIVLRAMAKR